CCCAGCGCGGTGCCCTGGGCACTGTTGAGCAGCGGCCCGTGGCGGGTTTCGTACACCGCCTCGCGAATCGGCCGCTGGCCTTTGACGAAATAGGTTTCGTTGCGCACGATCACCGGCTGCCATTTGCCGCTGGCTTCATAGGTCAGGCCGTTGCCTTGGCGGCGGATCTTTTCCAGGAACAGGTCCTGGTTGTCGCCCATGACCGACGCGGTACTCCAGGCCACCTTGCCGTTGAAACCGCCCAAGACCATTGGCAGACCGGCGAGGGTGACGCCGGACGCCTGATACTTCGGCGCGCGGATCTGCACGTAGCTGAACATCGACGGCACGCCCAGCGGCCCGTGGCTGTCGCTGGCCAGCAGGCTCTTGCCGCTGCGGCTGCGTTGCGGCGCGATGGCCCAGTTGTTCGAAGACGCGGCGCTCAGCACATTCAGTTCGGACAGTTGCGCGGTAGCTTTGCCGACATCGGCGAGACCCGGGATCGTGCCGTTGAGCTTGATCCCCTGGAGTTTTTCCGCCTCGGCTTCCGGCAGTTTTTCATCGGCGGCGGACGGCGTCAGCCACGGCAATTTGTCGGTGGTGACGGTCTGGGCGAGGACCAGCGAGGCGATTTCCTCGGGCAGGTTCGCCGACTGGCTGAAGTTCAGCAGGCAGAACATCAGCGCCGAATCTTCAGGTTTCCAGTATTCGGGCTTGTAGCCGGTGGCGGCGAGATCGGCCGGCAACTTGTCGCGGTAGCGGAACAGGTAGGCGTTGACCCCGCGGGCGTAGACCTCAAAGAAGCGCTTGAGCCGAGGCGAGGACGTCTTGTACAGCTCGTCCGCGCTTTTCTTCAGGTTGACGGCGCGCATGTAGCGGTCGACATCAAGCATCTCGGCACCGGACATCTCGGCCAGACGGCCCTGGGCCAGCAGGCGCAGGGTGACCATCTGGGTGATGCGATCGCTGGCGTGCACGTAACCCAGGGTGAACAGCGCGTCGTGGAAGCTGCTGCTTTCGATCAGCGGCATGCCCATGGCATTGCGTCGCACCGAAACGTTCTGCGCCAACCCCTTGATTGGCTGCACGCCGACGGTCGGTACCAGGCTGTCCTGGGCATTGAAGGTCTGACAGCCGCTCAGGCCCAGAACACCGGCCACTGCTGCGGCAACGCCGAACCGGGGAAGAAATTGTGTGAGGGCTGGCGAGGCCATGGCGAGGCTCCTGCGGGGGTGGCGTCAGTAAAGGCGCTACGTTAGTGAGCACGCGGTGCCCGCGCAAGCGGGGCAGCGGGTTATTTATGGATTTGTCGGACGAATGCTTGCCTGTGGCAGGGGTTGATGCTCAAGTGCGGGAAATTCACTGGTCTTGCGCGGGAAAAATGGCATGCAGCTCAAGAGCAACGCGGCACTGATCATCATTGATCAGCAGAAAGGCATCCTGGAGCCGAGGCTGGGGCGGCGTAACAATCCACAGGCGGAAGAACGCATGCTCGAACTGCTCGGCGCCTGGCGGCGCAGCGGGCGGCCGTTGTTTCATGTGCAGCACCTGTCGCGCTCGCCCGACTCGGTGTTCTGGCCGCAGCAGTCCGGGGTGGAGTTTCAGCCGCGCTTTGCGCCACGGGCCGGTGAGCAACTGATCCAGAAGCAGGTGCCGGATGCGTTTTGTGCCACCGGGCTGGAGGCTCGTTTACGCGAGGCGGGGATCGAGCAATTGGTCATCGTCGGCGTGGCGACGAACAACTCGGTGGAATCCACGGCGCGAACGGCCGGGAACCTGGGGTTCGACGCGTGGGTGGCCGAGGATGCGTGCTTTACCTTCGACAAGGCGGATTACTTCGGCCAGATGCGCAGTGCCGAGGAAGTGCATGCGATGTCGTTGGGGAATTTGCAGGGGGAGTATGCGACGGTGGTGGGGGCGGCGCAGATTTTGGCAGGAGTCTGAATGGGGTGGTGGCTGTCAGGGCCCCATCGCGAGCAGGCTCGCTCCCACAGGGTACGGTGTTGATACAGACTTTATGTACACCACCAATCACTGTGGGAGCGGACTTGCCCGCGATAGCGGTCTAACCGGCGAAGCAATTCTCAGCCCGAAGGATCAAGCCCCGTGGCACTTCTTGAATTTCTTGCCATTGCCGCACGGGCAAGGGTCGTTGCGGCCGACATCTTTCAGGGCGTTGCGCACCGGCTCCTGGGGGCCGTGGTTGCAATGCGGGCCGTGGACGTGGCCATGGTCGTGATCATGGTGATGGTCATGATCGTGGTTGCAATCAGGGCCGTGGACGTGGGGTTGCTGGGTCATCGGGTGTGCTCCGGAATTAAATCGGCGGGGATTATCACGCCATTGCGCGCCAGGTGCACGTAGTGTGCGATGAATAAACCGGTTTCCAGCTCACCTTCCAGCCGATAGGGAATGGGTTGGTCGGATTTCTCCAGCAGTTTCACCAGCTCGCGCACCTTGGGCCACAGGTTGGTGCGGATCGGTACCTTGAAAAAACCGCTGCGCTTGGGCTCTACGGTAAACCAGTGTTCATGCTCACCTTCGGCCAGCAGGATGTTGCCCAGGTGAATCCGGTATTCGAGGCCTCGTACGGTCAGGTCGCTGTCGGCGGGGTTGTCCACCCGGAAGTACAGCTCGAAGCGTTGCTGCATCAACTTGGCCTGGACCACTTCGACCTTGACCAGGTGCACGGCTGGGTCCGGCGTGTCGTCGCTGAACCACGACGCACAGCCGCCGAGCCCCAGTATCAGGGGCAGAGCGAAGAGGAACTGGGCGAACCGACGACTGATCATGGTGGCATTTCTCCCTTGACCCCCAGTCTAGCCCGTCGCGGATCATCTCAACTGGCGAAATACCCCGCGCAGCATTTCTTGAACTTCTGCCCGCTGGCGCACGGGCAGGCATCGTTGCGACCGGCCTTGAGTGCCACGGTGGGGTCGATGAAATACCAGCGACCGGCGTTTTGCACGAACGAGGAACGCTCGCGGTGGCTGTGCTCGCCGCTGCCGTCATGCCAGCGCGCGGTGAAGGTCACGAAGGCGTGTTCCGGTTGGCCGCCAAAGACCTCGGAGCTTTCCACTTCAAGGCCCAGCCAGGTGCTTTGCGCGCTCCAGTCGCTGATGGATTGCCGGTCCAGCCCGGCCTGTTGCGCGGGCAGGGTGGTCGCCACCAGGTAATCGACCAGGCCCAGGACATAGGCGCTGTAGCGCGAACGCATCAGGG
This DNA window, taken from Pseudomonas sp. MYb118, encodes the following:
- a CDS encoding YchJ family protein encodes the protein MSTSICPCGSGTLLDACCGHFHAGHPAPCAEALMRSRYSAYVLGLVDYLVATTLPAQQAGLDRQSISDWSAQSTWLGLEVESSEVFGGQPEHAFVTFTARWHDGSGEHSHRERSSFVQNAGRWYFIDPTVALKAGRNDACPCASGQKFKKCCAGYFAS
- a CDS encoding SEC-C metal-binding domain-containing protein; translated protein: MTQQPHVHGPDCNHDHDHHHDHDHGHVHGPHCNHGPQEPVRNALKDVGRNDPCPCGNGKKFKKCHGA
- a CDS encoding cysteine hydrolase family protein, with product MQLKSNAALIIIDQQKGILEPRLGRRNNPQAEERMLELLGAWRRSGRPLFHVQHLSRSPDSVFWPQQSGVEFQPRFAPRAGEQLIQKQVPDAFCATGLEARLREAGIEQLVIVGVATNNSVESTARTAGNLGFDAWVAEDACFTFDKADYFGQMRSAEEVHAMSLGNLQGEYATVVGAAQILAGV
- a CDS encoding LEA type 2 family protein, which produces MISRRFAQFLFALPLILGLGGCASWFSDDTPDPAVHLVKVEVVQAKLMQQRFELYFRVDNPADSDLTVRGLEYRIHLGNILLAEGEHEHWFTVEPKRSGFFKVPIRTNLWPKVRELVKLLEKSDQPIPYRLEGELETGLFIAHYVHLARNGVIIPADLIPEHTR